In one Magnetospirillum sp. genomic region, the following are encoded:
- a CDS encoding PepSY domain-containing protein, with product MFCRLLALMAMVALLASAVPAFADGDHERARRAREAGEIVGLDKLLAAVARDAPGRVVDVELERKGGSYVYEIKLLAPDGNRRKLYYDARTLERLAR from the coding sequence ATGTTTTGCAGGTTGCTTGCATTGATGGCGATGGTCGCGTTGCTTGCGTCGGCAGTCCCCGCCTTTGCCGACGGAGACCACGAGCGTGCGCGCCGGGCGCGCGAAGCCGGCGAGATTGTGGGGCTCGACAAGCTGCTTGCAGCCGTCGCGCGCGACGCGCCGGGCCGGGTTGTCGATGTCGAGCTTGAGCGCAAAGGCGGGAGCTACGTCTACGAGATCAAGCTGCTTGCGCCCGACGGCAATCGCCGCAAGCTGTACTACGACGCCCGAACGCTCGAACGCCTCGCCCGCTGA
- a CDS encoding PepSY domain-containing protein, with product MKTSFAFGLVALSLLAAPSFASERERSAPAAAPKLTLGEVDPRVRENGYLAVRSIELKRDGSYEVKAIDAENRRTSIRVDGNTGAFSPDDDGRRSGTRERRDGGDRR from the coding sequence ATGAAAACAAGTTTTGCCTTTGGACTCGTCGCTTTGTCGCTGCTCGCCGCACCTTCTTTCGCATCGGAGCGGGAGCGCAGCGCGCCCGCCGCCGCCCCGAAGCTCACGCTGGGCGAGGTCGATCCCCGAGTCCGCGAAAACGGCTACTTGGCCGTTCGCAGCATCGAACTGAAACGCGACGGCAGCTACGAAGTGAAGGCGATCGACGCCGAAAATCGTCGCACCTCGATCCGCGTGGACGGCAACACAGGTGCGTTTTCCCCCGACGACGATGGGCGCCGGTCGGGTACGCGCGAGCGCCGCGACGGCGGCGATCGCCGTTGA
- a CDS encoding transposase, protein MLRRQAYRYRIYPTPAQEAFFRQIVGACRFVYNLALEQRERFSRRGRAIGYVPQVNELPALKAEAPWLNDIPSHCLQSALRDLDRAFANFFDGRAGYPRYRRRGRAESFRFPDPKQFHVNVTSPALIAPKFGKTRKDFGALAIRLHRPLCGKIKNLTISRDGAAWYASFSVERQVKPASQRSAQDPLATAIGIDRGVASPFVFSTGEAHGQTTEGPREQLRLRRLQKSLSRKKRGSNNRRKAIQRIAGHKARMARRRKDMLHKLTHRIAKSHGLIVLEKLDVVKMTASAAGTAAEPGRNVAQKSGLNRAILDKGWGEFRRQLGYKAEWHGCRVVEVDPRFTSQTCSECDHVDTASRLSQADFRCVACGFEAHADVNAANVVLKRGLAAYVNETTGGGLPLAVCGDLANRRSAKQKPIGASLKKVAA, encoded by the coding sequence ATGCTCCGCCGCCAAGCCTATCGCTACCGCATCTACCCAACGCCTGCCCAGGAAGCGTTCTTCCGGCAGATCGTCGGTGCGTGCCGCTTCGTCTACAATCTGGCACTCGAACAGCGCGAGCGTTTCAGTCGGCGCGGCCGCGCCATTGGCTATGTCCCGCAAGTGAATGAGCTACCCGCTCTAAAAGCCGAAGCGCCTTGGCTCAACGACATCCCTTCCCACTGTCTGCAGTCGGCGCTGCGCGACCTTGATCGCGCTTTCGCGAATTTCTTCGACGGCCGGGCCGGCTATCCGCGCTACCGCCGCCGCGGCAGAGCCGAGAGCTTCCGCTTCCCTGATCCCAAGCAATTTCATGTCAACGTGACGTCGCCAGCGCTGATCGCGCCGAAATTCGGCAAAACTAGAAAAGACTTCGGCGCTCTCGCGATCCGTCTTCACCGTCCGCTTTGCGGAAAAATCAAAAATCTCACAATTTCGCGCGATGGCGCAGCCTGGTACGCGTCGTTTTCGGTCGAAAGACAGGTCAAGCCGGCGTCGCAACGCTCCGCGCAAGATCCGCTGGCGACAGCCATCGGCATCGATCGCGGCGTGGCCTCCCCGTTCGTTTTCTCGACGGGTGAAGCCCATGGCCAAACGACCGAAGGTCCGCGTGAGCAGTTGCGCTTGCGCCGTCTGCAGAAATCTCTATCGCGCAAGAAGCGCGGTTCGAATAACCGCCGCAAGGCGATTCAACGAATTGCGGGGCACAAGGCGCGTATGGCGCGTCGACGCAAGGACATGCTGCACAAGTTGACGCATCGGATTGCCAAGAGCCACGGCCTGATCGTCCTCGAAAAGCTTGATGTAGTGAAAATGACGGCCTCTGCTGCGGGAACTGCAGCAGAGCCAGGACGGAATGTCGCTCAGAAATCCGGCCTCAACCGCGCCATCCTCGACAAAGGATGGGGTGAGTTTCGGCGCCAGCTCGGCTACAAGGCCGAATGGCATGGATGCCGAGTAGTCGAAGTCGATCCGCGTTTCACGTCGCAGACCTGCTCGGAATGCGATCACGTCGATACAGCCTCGAGGCTGTCGCAGGCAGATTTCCGCTGCGTTGCGTGTGGCTTCGAGGCGCATGCCGATGTGAATGCGGCGAATGTTGTTCTCAAGCGCGGCCTTGCCGCGTATGTCAACGAAACCACTGGCGGAGGACTTCCGCTGGCAGTCTGTGGAGACCTCGCCAATAGGCGGTCTGCGAAGCAGAAACCAATAGGCGCAAGCCTCAAGAAGGTTGCGGCGTGA
- a CDS encoding cytochrome b has translation MLISTASRYGYASANSALKDGVCAVEREDQSFGLLFVALLLVRLGVRPTAATTGSAFGRWSARAMHAALYALMFATPLAGLGNQWARGRASDFFGMVMLPSPLAPDRALAKMFGEIHETAASAILVLAGIHALAALWHHFVRRDDVLRNMLPGNGRS, from the coding sequence TTGTTAATTTCAACGGCAAGCCGATATGGTTACGCGTCCGCAAACTCCGCCCTAAAGGACGGAGTTTGCGCGGTCGAAAGAGAGGATCAATCCTTCGGTCTGCTCTTCGTGGCCCTACTGTTGGTACGCCTCGGCGTGCGGCCTACCGCGGCCACGACTGGGTCGGCCTTCGGCCGCTGGAGTGCGCGCGCGATGCATGCGGCCCTTTATGCGCTGATGTTTGCAACGCCGCTTGCCGGGCTCGGCAATCAATGGGCGCGCGGTCGCGCATCGGACTTCTTCGGTATGGTGATGCTGCCCTCGCCTTTGGCGCCCGACCGGGCGCTGGCCAAGATGTTTGGCGAAATCCACGAAACGGCAGCTTCGGCGATCCTCGTACTCGCCGGCATCCATGCGCTTGCGGCACTCTGGCATCACTTCGTGCGCCGCGACGACGTGCTGCGCAATATGCTGCCAGGCAACGGGCGCAGCTGA
- the lepA gene encoding translation elongation factor 4, translated as MTELSRIRNFSIVAHIDHGKSTLADRLIQFCGAVELRDMQEQMLDSMDIERERGITIKAQTVRLDYKAKDGTDYVLNLMDTPGHVDFAYEVSRSLAACEGSILVVDASQGVEAQTLANVYQALDVGHEIVPVLNKVDLPAADTERVKKQIEDTIGLDASDAVPISAKTGLNIDLVLEALVKRLPAPTGDAAAPLKALLVDAWYDLYLGVVLLVRIKDGKLAKGMKIRMMNGGSTHDVERVGVFKPKLTDFPALGPGEIGFVTAGIKAVADVAIGDTITEERRRAAEPLAGFKPSLPVVWCGLFPVDPAQFEHLRESLGKLRLNDASFVYEPESSAALGFGFRCGFLGLLHLEIVQERLSREFDLDLIATAPSVVYKIHMTDGSVLDMHNPADMPDAVRIDHIEEPRIKATILVPDEHLGAILKLCQDRRGIQQNLTYVGSRAMVVYDLPLNEVVFDFYDRLKSVSRGYASFDYQMSEYREDELVRLSILVNAEPVDALAIIVHRTQAESRGRALCVKLKELIPRQMFVIPIQAAIGGKIVARETISALRKDVLSKCYGGDVSRKRKLLDKQKEGKKRMRQFGQVEIPQSAFLAALKARDD; from the coding sequence ATGACCGAACTTTCGCGCATCCGCAATTTCTCGATCGTCGCCCATATCGACCACGGCAAATCCACGCTCGCCGACCGGCTGATCCAGTTCTGCGGGGCGGTCGAATTGCGCGACATGCAGGAGCAGATGCTCGATTCCATGGATATCGAGCGCGAGCGCGGCATCACGATCAAGGCGCAGACCGTGCGTCTCGACTACAAGGCCAAAGACGGCACCGACTATGTGCTCAATCTCATGGACACGCCGGGCCATGTCGATTTCGCCTACGAGGTGAGCCGGTCGCTCGCAGCATGCGAAGGCTCGATCCTGGTCGTGGACGCAAGCCAGGGCGTGGAAGCGCAGACCCTGGCCAACGTCTACCAGGCCCTCGACGTGGGCCACGAGATCGTGCCCGTGCTCAACAAGGTCGATCTGCCGGCCGCCGACACCGAGCGCGTCAAAAAGCAGATCGAAGACACGATCGGGCTCGACGCGTCGGACGCCGTCCCCATCTCGGCCAAGACCGGGCTCAATATCGATCTGGTACTCGAAGCGTTGGTGAAGCGCCTGCCCGCCCCGACCGGCGATGCGGCCGCACCCTTGAAGGCCTTGCTGGTCGATGCGTGGTACGACCTTTATCTGGGCGTCGTGCTTCTCGTGCGCATCAAAGACGGCAAGCTCGCCAAGGGCATGAAGATCCGCATGATGAACGGCGGCTCGACGCACGACGTGGAGCGCGTGGGCGTGTTCAAGCCCAAGCTCACGGATTTTCCGGCGCTGGGGCCCGGCGAAATCGGCTTCGTGACCGCCGGCATCAAGGCGGTCGCGGACGTCGCCATCGGCGATACGATCACCGAAGAGCGCCGGCGTGCGGCCGAGCCGCTCGCGGGCTTCAAGCCGTCGCTGCCCGTGGTGTGGTGCGGCCTGTTCCCGGTCGATCCAGCGCAGTTCGAGCATCTGCGCGAGAGCCTCGGCAAGCTGCGCCTCAACGACGCGAGCTTCGTGTACGAGCCCGAAAGCTCGGCGGCCTTGGGCTTCGGCTTCCGCTGCGGGTTCCTGGGCCTCCTGCATCTCGAAATCGTGCAGGAGCGCCTGTCGCGCGAATTCGACCTCGACCTCATCGCGACGGCGCCTTCGGTTGTATATAAAATCCACATGACGGACGGCAGCGTGCTCGACATGCACAACCCCGCCGACATGCCGGACGCGGTGCGCATCGACCACATCGAGGAGCCGCGCATCAAGGCCACGATCCTGGTGCCCGACGAGCATCTGGGTGCCATCCTCAAGCTCTGCCAGGACCGCCGCGGCATCCAGCAGAACCTCACCTACGTGGGCAGCCGCGCCATGGTCGTGTACGACCTGCCGCTCAACGAGGTGGTGTTCGACTTCTACGACCGTTTGAAGTCGGTCAGCCGCGGCTATGCGAGCTTCGACTACCAGATGTCGGAGTACCGCGAAGACGAACTCGTGCGCCTTTCGATCCTCGTCAACGCCGAGCCGGTCGACGCGCTTGCGATCATCGTGCATCGCACCCAGGCCGAGAGCCGCGGGCGCGCTTTGTGCGTGAAGCTCAAGGAGCTGATCCCGCGCCAGATGTTCGTGATCCCGATCCAGGCCGCGATCGGCGGCAAGATCGTGGCGCGCGAAACGATTTCGGCGCTCCGCAAAGACGTGCTTTCGAAATGCTATGGCGGGGACGTTTCGCGCAAGCGCAAGCTGCTCGACAAGCAGAAAGAAGGCAAAAAGCGCATGCGGCAATTCGGCCAGGTCGAGATTCCGCAATCGGCGTTTTTGGCGGCCCTCAAAGCCCGCGACGACTGA
- a CDS encoding GntR family transcriptional regulator yields the protein MLASDRRLPIYLRIQDALAADIAAGKWRPGEAIPAEEALAKRFGAAVGTARKAIEGLVAQGRLERHQGRGTFVRRADFGNMLFRFFRHTHADGTPLRPTAKLLARRKNKADAATARRLAIPAGTSTIELFRLRLIEGAPMLAEEIVVPYRRFAPLLDLAKDAFGDLLYPLYETACGQIVVQAREHLRFGQAPAHIAKALCLAPKAPVAIVERTVFAADRHPLEFRVSYGAAERFSYTIDIK from the coding sequence ATGCTGGCATCCGACCGGCGCCTGCCGATCTATCTGCGCATCCAGGACGCGCTGGCGGCCGACATCGCCGCCGGCAAATGGCGCCCCGGCGAGGCGATTCCGGCGGAAGAAGCGCTCGCCAAGCGCTTCGGGGCGGCCGTGGGGACCGCGCGCAAAGCCATCGAAGGGCTCGTGGCGCAAGGCCGGCTCGAGCGCCACCAGGGCCGCGGCACCTTCGTGCGGCGCGCCGATTTCGGCAACATGCTGTTCCGCTTTTTCCGGCACACGCATGCGGACGGCACGCCGCTGCGCCCCACCGCAAAACTGCTCGCCCGCCGCAAAAACAAGGCCGACGCCGCGACAGCACGGCGCCTCGCGATTCCGGCGGGCACGTCGACGATCGAATTGTTCCGGCTGCGCCTGATCGAGGGCGCACCCATGCTCGCCGAAGAGATCGTCGTGCCCTATCGGCGCTTCGCCCCTCTGCTCGATCTTGCCAAAGATGCGTTCGGCGACCTGCTCTATCCGCTCTACGAAACGGCGTGCGGCCAGATCGTCGTGCAGGCGCGCGAACATCTGCGCTTCGGCCAAGCACCCGCGCACATCGCCAAGGCGCTGTGTTTGGCCCCCAAAGCGCCGGTCGCGATCGTCGAGCGCACGGTGTTCGCGGCCGACCGCCATCCGCTCGAATTCCGCGTCTCCTACGGGGCGGCCGAGCGTTTCAGCTACACGATCGACATAAAATAG
- a CDS encoding tripartite tricarboxylate transporter substrate binding protein, with the protein MFASARTFAAIAVAALAALPAAAQPAYPARPITLIVPAPPGGGTDLFGRQLAEIVEAEFKQKLVVENRAGGGGTVGVTQIVAAQPDGYTLGFIWNSPLTTSPHSLNVLYTPDRYAAIMSIGFSSYVLCVQPSFPADTGAQFLAEVKANPGKYTYGNDGVGGTMQLAAERIFAAAGARVRPVPFGGAGETARNFLGGHVDIYGGSLPPILPHVQAGRAKCPLLTSAEGNPSLPNAAGLGSLGMGAEETVLWWGLIAPARTPKPILDRLEAAFSAAASSTKFGEAMASQGASVRVRGSAQTSAMIRGELDALGKVAQALGIQRQ; encoded by the coding sequence ATGTTCGCATCCGCCAGAACCTTCGCCGCGATCGCCGTCGCGGCCCTTGCAGCCCTGCCAGCCGCAGCGCAGCCAGCCTATCCCGCACGGCCGATCACGCTCATCGTGCCCGCCCCGCCCGGCGGCGGCACGGATCTGTTCGGCCGCCAGCTCGCCGAAATCGTCGAGGCCGAGTTCAAGCAGAAGCTCGTCGTCGAGAACCGCGCAGGCGGCGGCGGCACGGTCGGCGTCACGCAGATCGTCGCGGCCCAGCCCGACGGCTACACGCTGGGCTTCATCTGGAACTCGCCGCTGACCACGAGCCCGCATTCGCTGAACGTGCTCTACACGCCCGACCGCTACGCCGCGATCATGTCGATCGGCTTCTCGTCTTACGTGCTGTGCGTGCAGCCGAGCTTCCCGGCCGATACGGGCGCGCAGTTCCTCGCCGAAGTGAAAGCCAATCCCGGCAAGTACACCTACGGCAACGACGGCGTGGGCGGCACCATGCAGCTCGCGGCCGAGCGCATCTTCGCCGCCGCAGGGGCGCGCGTGCGGCCCGTCCCCTTCGGCGGGGCCGGCGAAACGGCGCGCAATTTCCTGGGCGGCCATGTCGACATCTATGGCGGCTCGCTGCCGCCGATCCTCCCGCATGTGCAGGCGGGCCGCGCCAAATGCCCGCTGCTCACCTCGGCCGAAGGCAATCCGTCGCTGCCCAATGCGGCAGGCCTCGGCTCGCTCGGCATGGGCGCCGAAGAAACCGTTTTGTGGTGGGGCCTCATCGCACCCGCCCGCACGCCCAAGCCCATCCTCGACCGGCTCGAGGCCGCGTTCTCGGCTGCGGCCAGCAGCACCAAGTTCGGCGAAGCGATGGCCAGCCAAGGGGCAAGCGTGCGCGTACGCGGCTCGGCGCAAACGAGCGCGATGATCCGCGGCGAGCTCGACGCGTTGGGCAAGGTCGCCCAGGCGCTCGGCATCCAGCGCCAATAG
- a CDS encoding tripartite tricarboxylate transporter TctB family protein: MPAPQIRQWVGDAAVGIVLAAAGGSYLWLAQALPKAASEPGPGALPRFLGMALIVVGVGCTLRAWRARRAEDEAAIVALWERNALACAIALLAACFAFEPVGFVPTVALFLGFVFWRLGVLKPIAAVFAGAAGAAILWSLFSFALGVGLPAGLLGMGG, translated from the coding sequence ATGCCGGCACCCCAAATTCGGCAATGGGTCGGCGATGCGGCGGTGGGGATCGTCCTCGCTGCCGCAGGCGGCTCGTATCTGTGGCTCGCGCAGGCGCTGCCGAAGGCGGCAAGCGAGCCGGGGCCCGGCGCCTTGCCGCGCTTTTTGGGGATGGCGTTGATCGTCGTGGGCGTCGGCTGCACGCTGCGCGCCTGGCGCGCGCGAAGGGCCGAAGACGAAGCCGCAATCGTCGCGTTGTGGGAGCGCAATGCGCTGGCCTGCGCCATCGCACTGCTGGCAGCATGCTTCGCCTTCGAACCGGTCGGCTTCGTGCCAACGGTGGCACTGTTCTTGGGCTTCGTGTTCTGGCGCTTGGGCGTTTTGAAGCCGATCGCGGCGGTATTCGCGGGGGCGGCGGGCGCCGCGATTTTGTGGAGCCTCTTCAGCTTCGCCCTCGGCGTGGGCTTGCCTGCGGGCCTTCTCGGAATGGGAGGCTAG
- a CDS encoding tripartite tricarboxylate transporter permease codes for MESFGYLMNGFAVALTPTNLLLCLVGCFWGTIVGVLPGLGPLAGMALLLPLTFGLDPAGAVIMLAGIFYGAMYGGSTTSILLRVPGEAASIVTCIDGHEMARKGRAGSALTIAAVGSFIGGSLSIVGLMVAAPLLAEAMLKVGPAAEAVLMATALLVVAFVSTGPAIKTLAMVLAGLALGTIGLDQLTASPRFMFGSLELIDGMSFVALAIGLFGISELLLSLDERLLQRPKTPTLRELLPSAAEAREAAPAVLRGSGIGFLFGLVPGVSHIVSTFVSYAVEKRLSKHPEQFGKGAVAGLAGPETANNATTGAAMIPLLVLGIPAIPATAILLSAMMVHNVQPGPLLLVERPDVFWGLVASMYIGNAILLLLNLPLVGLFVSLLRTPMGYLAPLVMVVCMIGVFSVKASSFELTVMAVAGIAGYLLRKFRYDVAPLLLAMVIGDRMEVGFRRALTISQGDYAIFTQGAVVQLFLGILALVACLQIGAKLLGYRR; via the coding sequence GTGGAATCTTTCGGCTATCTGATGAACGGTTTTGCGGTCGCCCTCACGCCGACCAATCTGCTCTTGTGCCTCGTGGGCTGCTTCTGGGGCACCATCGTGGGCGTGCTACCGGGCTTGGGGCCGCTCGCGGGCATGGCGCTTCTGCTGCCGCTAACCTTCGGGCTCGATCCTGCGGGTGCGGTCATCATGTTGGCCGGCATCTTCTACGGTGCGATGTATGGCGGCTCGACGACTTCGATTCTGCTGCGCGTCCCCGGCGAAGCAGCCTCGATCGTCACCTGCATCGATGGCCACGAGATGGCGCGCAAAGGCCGGGCCGGCAGTGCGCTCACCATCGCCGCCGTCGGCAGCTTCATCGGCGGCTCGCTATCGATCGTGGGCCTCATGGTCGCAGCCCCCCTGCTCGCGGAAGCAATGCTCAAAGTGGGGCCCGCCGCCGAAGCCGTCTTGATGGCCACGGCCCTGCTCGTCGTCGCGTTTGTATCGACGGGGCCGGCGATCAAAACGCTCGCGATGGTGCTCGCGGGTTTGGCACTCGGCACCATCGGCCTCGACCAGCTCACGGCCAGCCCGCGCTTCATGTTCGGCAGTCTCGAGCTTATCGACGGCATGAGCTTCGTCGCCCTTGCGATCGGCCTGTTCGGCATTTCCGAGCTGCTGCTGTCGCTCGACGAACGGCTCTTGCAGCGCCCGAAAACGCCGACCTTGCGCGAGCTTCTGCCCTCGGCGGCCGAAGCGCGCGAAGCGGCCCCGGCCGTCCTGCGTGGCTCCGGCATCGGGTTCCTGTTCGGCCTCGTCCCCGGCGTCAGCCACATCGTTTCGACCTTCGTGTCCTACGCGGTCGAAAAACGCCTCTCGAAACATCCCGAGCAATTCGGCAAGGGTGCCGTCGCGGGCCTCGCAGGCCCCGAAACGGCCAACAATGCCACCACGGGGGCGGCGATGATCCCGCTTCTGGTGCTTGGGATCCCCGCCATTCCGGCTACCGCGATTCTGCTGTCGGCCATGATGGTGCACAATGTGCAGCCGGGACCGCTGCTGCTCGTCGAGCGGCCCGACGTGTTCTGGGGACTCGTGGCGTCGATGTATATCGGCAACGCTATTCTGCTGCTCTTGAACCTGCCGCTCGTCGGGCTGTTCGTGTCGCTGCTGCGCACGCCGATGGGCTATCTCGCCCCCTTGGTCATGGTCGTATGTATGATCGGCGTGTTCTCGGTGAAGGCGTCGTCCTTCGAACTGACGGTCATGGCTGTCGCCGGTATCGCGGGCTATCTTTTGCGCAAATTCCGCTACGACGTCGCCCCGCTCTTGCTCGCAATGGTGATCGGCGACCGCATGGAAGTGGGCTTCCGGCGCGCTTTGACGATCTCGCAGGGGGACTACGCGATCTTCACGCAAGGGGCCGTCGTGCAGCTGTTTTTGGGCATTCTGGCGCTTGTGGCCTGCCTGCAGATCGGCGCCAAATTGCTGGGATATCGGCGCTGA
- a CDS encoding site-specific integrase, whose amino-acid sequence MKQVPGINYLCRRGAVYVFYRRVPKDLVGKPDITRPDKKPLGRFFKQSLDTPVLEEAKPRVRAEADAFDRRMDYLRKAHHIKPVDKVSQDQVNAIGAEWRREVLWSVGRDPFSIRDEADRDARPSTRDIFADSLSEAGNEGFRAVAPEVTQLLADRGLSLSWKSDEFRRLCDALISAKREALTLVDRVLAHESLDFDRIIEAPTAKGPMFSEVSSRWLTEKAARRWVPKTEHEHRVWTKHFQTVCGNRPIPAYAKADGRAFRDVLVSLPKNWTKHPALRDRGVAEAAEEARRLKLPPMSDKNINKLLGYVSSFWLWARKQYDEVTVNPFEGLKLETRHDARAERDPFTTAELQAIFNAPRFTGCEGPNRLNAPGTYVPRDKGVYWVPLIALLTGARLGEIVQFRTRDVQQIGDYWVFKIHADEDDMRLKTPQSARFTPVHPLLVELGLLQFVEQQGKAGRDRLFPELKKGEDGYYSSPFSKSFARWLRILEIKRNKNAFHSFRHNFEDACRAADISARSSDALLGHKESGSKARYGGSSPTPQKLQPLVEAMARIRHEGLPLVHLKHRPHGKPLGEGANEGGARRGD is encoded by the coding sequence ATGAAGCAGGTGCCCGGTATCAATTATCTCTGCCGCCGTGGGGCGGTTTACGTCTTCTATCGGCGCGTGCCCAAAGACCTCGTGGGCAAACCGGACATCACACGCCCCGACAAGAAGCCGCTCGGACGTTTCTTCAAGCAGTCCCTCGATACGCCCGTTCTCGAGGAAGCAAAGCCGCGTGTGCGAGCCGAGGCAGACGCGTTTGACCGGCGTATGGACTACCTTCGCAAGGCGCATCACATCAAGCCAGTGGACAAGGTCTCACAGGATCAGGTGAACGCAATCGGTGCGGAGTGGCGGCGGGAAGTCTTGTGGAGCGTAGGGCGTGACCCCTTCTCCATCCGCGATGAAGCCGACCGGGATGCGAGGCCGTCCACACGCGACATCTTCGCCGACAGTTTGAGCGAGGCGGGGAACGAAGGGTTCCGCGCCGTTGCCCCGGAGGTGACGCAGCTTCTTGCCGATAGAGGGCTTTCCCTATCTTGGAAGTCCGACGAATTCCGCCGCCTTTGCGATGCCCTGATATCCGCTAAGCGAGAGGCTCTGACGCTGGTTGATCGCGTGCTTGCGCATGAGTCGCTCGACTTCGACAGGATCATCGAAGCTCCCACCGCCAAAGGCCCGATGTTCTCCGAGGTGTCCTCACGGTGGCTGACAGAAAAGGCGGCACGGCGCTGGGTACCGAAGACTGAACACGAGCATCGCGTCTGGACAAAGCACTTCCAAACCGTGTGCGGTAACCGCCCCATCCCCGCTTACGCGAAAGCCGACGGGCGGGCATTCCGCGACGTGCTCGTCTCGTTGCCGAAGAACTGGACCAAGCACCCTGCACTTCGAGACCGTGGGGTCGCAGAGGCAGCAGAGGAGGCGCGGCGATTGAAGCTCCCGCCGATGAGTGACAAGAACATCAACAAACTTCTTGGCTATGTCAGTTCGTTTTGGTTGTGGGCGCGCAAGCAGTATGACGAGGTTACGGTCAATCCTTTCGAGGGGCTGAAGCTGGAGACGCGCCACGATGCCCGCGCCGAGCGTGACCCGTTCACGACTGCCGAACTGCAAGCGATCTTCAATGCACCACGCTTCACCGGGTGCGAAGGGCCGAACCGCCTCAACGCTCCCGGCACCTATGTTCCCCGCGACAAGGGCGTCTATTGGGTGCCGCTCATTGCGTTGCTCACGGGCGCACGACTGGGTGAGATTGTGCAGTTCCGCACGCGGGATGTTCAGCAGATTGGTGACTATTGGGTCTTCAAAATTCATGCTGACGAAGACGACATGCGACTGAAGACGCCGCAGTCTGCGCGGTTCACCCCGGTCCATCCATTGCTGGTAGAGCTTGGGTTGCTCCAGTTCGTTGAGCAACAGGGCAAGGCGGGACGCGACCGGCTGTTTCCCGAGTTAAAGAAGGGAGAGGACGGTTACTACAGCTCCCCTTTCTCAAAGAGCTTCGCGCGTTGGCTGCGTATCCTTGAGATCAAGCGCAACAAGAACGCTTTCCATTCGTTCCGACACAACTTCGAGGACGCTTGCCGTGCGGCGGATATAAGCGCCAGGTCAAGCGATGCGCTTTTGGGTCACAAGGAGAGTGGGAGCAAGGCGCGCTATGGCGGATCGAGCCCGACGCCTCAGAAGCTCCAGCCACTCGTAGAAGCGATGGCGCGCATTCGGCACGAGGGCTTGCCCCTTGTCCACCTCAAGCACCGGCCACACGGAAAGCCGCTCGGCGAAGGAGCAAATGAAGGCGGCGCGCGGCGGGGTGACTAA
- a CDS encoding recombinase family protein, giving the protein MRAVAYYRVSTDKQGRSGLGLEAQREAVRRFLGNDFPPVREFKEVESGKRTDRPELAKAVEFAKLHKAALVVAKVDRLARNVAFLETILASGVEVVFCDLPSVQGAMGRFIIQQMAAVAQLEAGLVSERTKAALQAAKARGVKLGGFRGVKVDPSLGTEARQQQARAQAKAIAPTIAEIRAAGFVSLNGIAQQLNARGIPSPRGGKWQAVSVSRVLERSTAAA; this is encoded by the coding sequence ATGCGAGCAGTCGCCTACTATCGCGTCTCCACCGACAAGCAGGGCCGTTCGGGCCTTGGCCTCGAGGCCCAACGCGAGGCCGTGCGCCGCTTCCTCGGCAATGACTTCCCGCCCGTTCGGGAATTCAAGGAAGTGGAGAGTGGCAAGCGCACCGACCGGCCGGAGCTGGCCAAGGCCGTCGAGTTTGCGAAGCTCCACAAGGCCGCCTTGGTGGTCGCCAAGGTGGACCGCTTGGCGCGCAACGTGGCCTTCCTCGAGACGATCCTGGCGAGTGGGGTGGAGGTCGTGTTCTGCGATCTTCCCTCGGTACAGGGCGCAATGGGCCGCTTCATCATCCAGCAAATGGCGGCCGTCGCGCAGCTCGAGGCTGGCCTTGTGTCGGAGCGCACCAAGGCGGCATTGCAGGCCGCGAAGGCGCGAGGCGTTAAGCTCGGTGGGTTTCGCGGCGTGAAGGTCGATCCGTCGCTCGGCACCGAGGCCCGCCAACAGCAGGCCCGCGCGCAAGCCAAGGCCATCGCCCCGACCATCGCGGAGATACGCGCGGCGGGCTTCGTATCGCTCAACGGGATTGCCCAGCAGCTCAACGCGCGGGGCATCCCGTCGCCTCGTGGCGGGAAGTGGCAGGCGGTTTCTGTGTCGCGGGTGCTTGAGCGGAGCACGGCCGCCGCATAG
- a CDS encoding transposase has product MPRKGISEEQIAFALLQAKSGTRVGETCRRLEMSAQGFYRWKKQFAGMGISVVRRLKHLEDENTKLKRLVAGLSLDKFILQDVLRKKVQGPPRSARSSIISWRPTASVSGGPFVSAAQ; this is encoded by the coding sequence ATGCCTAGAAAAGGTATCAGCGAAGAACAGATCGCGTTTGCCTTGCTGCAGGCGAAGAGCGGCACGCGGGTAGGCGAGACCTGCCGAAGACTCGAGATGAGCGCGCAAGGCTTCTATCGGTGGAAGAAGCAGTTTGCGGGTATGGGGATCTCGGTGGTCCGCCGTCTGAAGCATCTCGAAGACGAGAACACAAAGTTGAAGCGGCTGGTCGCGGGTCTGTCGCTCGACAAATTTATTCTGCAGGATGTCCTTCGAAAAAAGGTGCAAGGCCCTCCGCGAAGCGCCAGGTCGTCGATCATTTCATGGCGGCCTACGGCGTCAGTGAGCGGAGGGCCGTTCGTGTCGGCGGCTCAATAA